Proteins encoded by one window of Agelaius phoeniceus isolate bAgePho1 chromosome 5, bAgePho1.hap1, whole genome shotgun sequence:
- the UCN3 gene encoding urocortin-3 — MSHPRLLLLLVLLGAAGAGRALSLSSAASILSCLQAALAEPRRILPEDNAVLEKRGSASPSLEEASQEDMEEEEEELGKRTFPGDGHHKYVSQAQGKGKTQQNRAKSDRRTKVTLSLDVPTNIMNILFNIAKAKNLRAKAAANAHLMAQIGRRK; from the coding sequence ATGTcccaccccaggctgctgctgctcctcgtCCTGCTGGGAGCCGCTGGCGCCGGCCGCGCCCTGAGCCTCTCCAGCGCCGCCTCCATCCTCAGCTGCCTCCAGGCCGCCCTCGCGGAGCCACGCCGGATCCTTCCCGAGGACAACGCCGTCCTGGAAAAGCGCGGCTCCGCCTCCCCGTCCCTGGAGGAGGCGTCCCAGGAGgacatggaggaggaggaggaggagctggggaaaagGACATTCCCGGGGGACGGCCACCACAAATACGTGTCCCAGGCGCAGGGCAAGGGCAAGACCCAGCAGAACCGGGCCAAGAGCGACCGGCGCACCAAGGTGACGCTGTCCCTGGACGTCCCCACCAACATCATGAACATCCTCTTCAACATCGCCAAGGCCAAGAACTTGCGGGCCAAGGCGGCGGCCAACGCACACCTGATGGCCCAGATCGGGCGCAGGAAGTGA